The following proteins are encoded in a genomic region of Streptococcus cristatus AS 1.3089:
- a CDS encoding response regulator transcription factor has protein sequence MDILDIQKRYLVQAGYQVLVARDGVEGLDLFKKKSVDLIITDIMMPNMDGYDFISEVQSIAPDQPFLFTTAKTSEQDKIYGLSLGADDFISKPFSPRELVLRVNNILRRIQRGDETEQIELGDLVMNHVVHEVRIGKHFLELTVKSFELLWILASNPERVFSKTELYEKVWQEDYVDDTNTLNVHIHALRQELTKYASSDTPAIKTVWGLGYKMERPRGIK, from the coding sequence ATGGATATTCTAGATATCCAAAAGCGCTATCTTGTGCAGGCTGGCTATCAGGTTTTAGTGGCTCGAGATGGCGTGGAGGGATTAGATCTTTTTAAAAAGAAATCTGTTGACCTGATCATCACAGATATCATGATGCCAAATATGGACGGTTATGACTTTATCAGTGAGGTTCAGTCTATCGCACCTGATCAACCTTTTCTCTTTACAACGGCTAAGACCAGCGAGCAGGATAAGATTTATGGCTTGAGCTTGGGGGCGGATGACTTTATCTCTAAGCCTTTCAGTCCGCGCGAGCTGGTTCTAAGAGTCAATAATATCTTGCGTCGTATTCAGCGTGGGGACGAGACAGAACAAATTGAGCTCGGTGATTTGGTGATGAATCATGTGGTTCATGAGGTTCGCATCGGGAAGCATTTTTTGGAATTAACAGTGAAGTCCTTTGAACTGCTCTGGATTTTAGCTAGCAATCCTGAGAGAGTTTTTTCAAAGACGGAGCTTTACGAGAAGGTGTGGCAGGAAGACTATGTAGATGACACCAATACCCTTAATGTTCATATCCATGCACTCAGACAAGAATTGACCAAGTATGCCAGTTCAGACACTCCTGCCATCAAAACTGTCTGGGGTCTTGGGTATAAAATGGAAAGGCCACGAGGTATAAAATGA
- a CDS encoding sensor histidine kinase, whose amino-acid sequence MKLKSYILVGYLISSLLTILLVFWAVQRMLIVKSEIDFLVGMTLIASFIGAAVSLILLSPVFSSLRHLKKQAQDIASKDFGTEIEAKGPIEFQELGQAFNDMSHNLQETFASLDESEREKGMMIAQLSHDIKTPITSIQATVEGILDGVIKEEEQIHYLTTISRQTERLNKLVEELDVLTLNAQPRSESDGEAEIVFIDQLLIEAMSEFQLLIEQEERDIYIQVSPESAKIKSHYDKLSRILVNLLNNAFKYSDPGTKIEVTAQLTEQVLTISVKDEGQGIAPEDLDKIFKRLYRVETSRNMKTGGHGLGLAIARELAHQLGGEITVESQYGLGSTFTFALNLT is encoded by the coding sequence ATGAAATTAAAAAGTTATATTCTAGTAGGATATCTGATTTCTAGTCTATTAACCATTTTGCTCGTGTTCTGGGCAGTTCAGCGAATGTTGATCGTGAAAAGTGAGATTGATTTTCTAGTTGGAATGACCTTGATTGCTAGTTTTATTGGAGCAGCAGTCAGTCTCATTCTCTTATCGCCAGTATTTTCTTCCCTTCGGCATCTGAAAAAACAAGCCCAGGATATAGCCAGCAAGGATTTTGGAACAGAGATTGAAGCCAAGGGACCTATTGAATTTCAGGAGTTGGGTCAGGCTTTTAATGATATGTCTCATAACTTGCAAGAAACGTTTGCATCACTTGATGAAAGTGAGCGCGAAAAGGGAATGATGATTGCCCAGCTTTCTCACGATATTAAAACTCCCATCACCTCTATTCAAGCGACTGTGGAGGGTATTTTGGATGGAGTGATCAAGGAAGAGGAGCAGATTCATTATTTAACAACCATTAGTCGTCAGACAGAGCGTTTAAATAAACTAGTGGAAGAATTGGATGTTTTGACTCTTAATGCCCAGCCTCGATCAGAATCAGATGGAGAAGCCGAAATAGTCTTTATAGACCAGCTATTGATTGAGGCCATGAGTGAATTTCAGCTCTTGATTGAGCAGGAAGAGCGGGACATTTACATTCAAGTGTCTCCTGAGTCTGCAAAAATTAAGAGTCATTATGACAAACTTTCCCGTATCTTGGTCAACTTGCTAAATAATGCTTTTAAGTATTCAGACCCAGGAACTAAAATTGAGGTTACGGCTCAATTAACTGAGCAAGTCTTGACAATCAGTGTGAAAGATGAAGGACAGGGCATTGCTCCCGAGGATTTGGATAAGATTTTTAAACGCCTCTACCGTGTGGAAACTTCACGTAATATGAAGACAGGAGGCCATGGTCTGGGGCTTGCGATTGCGCGTGAGTTGGCTCATCAGCTGGGTGGAGAAATTACAGTCGAAAGCCAGTATGGCCTAGGAAGCACCTTTACATTTGCTCTCAACTTAACATAA
- the ccdA2 gene encoding thiol-disulfide oxidoreductase-associated membrane protein CcdA2, translating into MATSFLFFISVFLAGILSFFSPCILPLMPVYVGILLDEDQPRTFKFLGREVSWYGMVKTLCFIAGLSTVFLVLGYGAGALGQVLYAPWFRYLLGGIVILLGIHQTGVINIQQLQKQKSIQFKQNSKRSDLLNAFILGITFSFGWTPCVGPVLSSVLAIAASGGDGALQGGLLMLVYTLGLALPFLAMALASGWVLQRFAKLKPYMGTLKKVGGVLIILMGILLMLGNLNALASLFG; encoded by the coding sequence ATGGCTACAAGTTTTTTGTTCTTTATTTCAGTTTTTCTGGCAGGGATTCTTTCCTTTTTCTCCCCTTGTATCTTACCGCTGATGCCGGTTTATGTGGGAATCTTATTAGATGAAGATCAGCCGAGGACGTTCAAGTTTCTAGGACGAGAGGTTTCTTGGTATGGGATGGTCAAAACACTCTGTTTTATAGCGGGATTGTCGACTGTATTTTTAGTCTTGGGCTATGGTGCTGGTGCTCTAGGGCAGGTCCTATATGCCCCTTGGTTTCGCTATCTTTTGGGTGGAATTGTCATATTATTGGGAATCCACCAAACGGGCGTCATCAATATCCAGCAGCTGCAAAAGCAAAAAAGCATCCAGTTTAAACAGAATAGTAAACGGAGTGACTTGCTTAATGCCTTTATTTTAGGGATTACTTTTAGCTTTGGTTGGACACCCTGTGTAGGGCCTGTTCTGAGCTCTGTATTAGCGATTGCTGCTTCTGGAGGAGATGGCGCTCTTCAGGGAGGCTTGCTTATGTTGGTTTATACACTTGGCTTAGCCCTTCCTTTTCTAGCCATGGCTTTAGCTTCTGGCTGGGTATTACAGCGCTTTGCAAAACTCAAACCTTATATGGGAACACTTAAGAAAGTTGGCGGAGTTCTCATCATTCTTATGGGAATTCTACTTATGCTCGGAAATCTAAATGCTTTAGCGTCACTATTTGGATAA
- a CDS encoding lipase chaperone, producing the protein MKKIATLTMATLSIFALAACSSQKSNSDMKKMDDSSMMKKDDMKKDDMKKENMKDSSMSDDKMKKDDMKDSSMMSDSKSDMKDDMKSSDSSMKDEMKDSSEMSSDK; encoded by the coding sequence ATGAAAAAAATCGCTACTCTTACAATGGCTACTCTTAGTATCTTTGCCTTGGCTGCTTGCTCCAGTCAAAAGTCAAATTCAGACATGAAAAAGATGGATGACAGTAGCATGATGAAGAAGGATGATATGAAAAAAGATGACATGAAGAAGGAGAATATGAAAGACTCTAGCATGTCTGATGATAAAATGAAAAAGGATGATATGAAGGACTCGTCTATGATGTCCGACAGTAAGTCTGATATGAAAGATGACATGAAATCTAGTGATTCAAGCATGAAGGATGAAATGAAAGATTCATCTGAAATGTCATCTGATAAATAA